A stretch of the Helicoverpa zea isolate HzStark_Cry1AcR chromosome 15, ilHelZeax1.1, whole genome shotgun sequence genome encodes the following:
- the LOC124637041 gene encoding uncharacterized protein LOC124637041 yields MSSKPLIANEVLAFINHAIDYMDEVSIVQICRSAYKEDEVCSAKLLLYKSLGQLEQMPSRRRDGGDKSLQDIISLLKRTDPDDVPEFVAKDLHKLPPVTFDHVDVTRLLKDITCLKASLEDMKSKMEASQVTISDLRGEVALLRNAVSISGSLDIINVNTRRGAQNASVISFESANSSASPIADVADDAPRPAAAAAAVSTPAAETCVGTLTPKRAYAAVAATNKPVVTQTKRAKAKGGKQTRGTSQPQTGSKKDMCDKDGFIKVERRKKRPPCRNQCGTAQTGPNILLRPAVPTTQLYVSRLHHTTTVEQIVEYVRSKTNWTLRVAKLESRHNTNFNSFMVRVPTHHIETFLKEEFWPKGVVYRRFRGWLRDTSLRNTTPTLRVH; encoded by the coding sequence ATGAGTTCTAAACCGCTCATCGCCAACGAAGTGTTGGCATTCATTAATCATGCCATCGATTATATGGATGAAGTCAGCATCGTGCAGATCTGCAGATCAGCCTACAAAGAGGACGAGGTTTGCAGTGCAAAGCTGCTGCTCTACAAGTCGCTCGGACAACTCGAGCAGATGCCATCCCGCCGAAGGGACGGTGGCGACAAGAGCCTGCAGGACATCATCTCCCTGCTGAAAAGGACGGATCCTGACGACGTGCCTGAATTCGTGGCGAAGGACTTGCATAAGCTGCCTCCCGTCACGTTCGATcacgtcgacgtcaccaggctGCTGAAAGACATAACGTGTCTGAAGGCAAGCCTGGAGGATATGAAGTCGAAGATGGAAGCTTCACAGGTTACCATCAGTGACCTGCGTGGTGAAGTGGCGTTGTTGCGCAACGCTGTTTCCATAAGTGGGTCATTAGATATAATCAATGTGAATACACGTCGCGGGGCGCAAAATGCGTCGGTCATCAGTTTCGAGTCGGCGAATTCGAGTGCGTCACCGATCGCCGATGTTGCTGACGACGCACCccgccccgccgccgccgccgctgctgtgTCAACACCTGCGGCCGAGACATGCGTAGGAACATTAACCCCCAAACGCGCCTACGCGGCAGTAGCAGCCACCAACAAGCCCGTTGTGACGCAAACAAAGCGGGCCAAAGCAAAAGGGGGTAAACAAACCCGTGGCACCTCACAGCCACAGACTGGTTCTAAGAAGGACATGTGCGACAAGGATGGCTTCATAAAGGTTGAAAGGAGAAAGAAGAGGCCACCTTGTAGGAATCAGTGCGGTACCGCACAAACTGGACCCAACATCCTGCTGCGTCCTGCAGTACCAACGACGCAGTTGTACGTGTCCCGTCTACATCACACCACGACGGTGGagcagatcgtggagtatgtccGATCCAAGACaaactggaccttgagggtggcgaagttggagtcgcgccacaatacgaacttcaattcgttcatggtgcgagtACCAACTCATCACATCGAGACATTCCTgaaggaagagttttggccgaaaggtgtcgtttatcggaggttccgaggatggctacgcgacacctcgctgcgtaacacgacgccgacacttcgtgtgcattag